A portion of the Punica granatum isolate Tunisia-2019 chromosome 7, ASM765513v2, whole genome shotgun sequence genome contains these proteins:
- the LOC116212902 gene encoding uncharacterized protein LOC116212902 isoform X1: protein MVIWRCRVPAISSPLPLGTFVKHIPAPLSPRQHRLPIHSNGVVATKAADSAALQALSHRQREQIDRYVDTLLQWNQKMNLTAVREVDEVMERHIEDSLAIIPPLQSSYIPHGVSHESISVVDVGSGAGLPGLVLAIARPDWQVTLLESMKKRCLFLEHAVSVTGLSNVHVVRGRAEDLGHDPCFREHFDVAVARAVAEMRVLAEYCLPLVRVGGLFIAAKGHDPEEEVKNAETAVQLMGASVLQLCSVESHSPHGQRTAVICIKCGSTPTKYPRLPGTLFQLIIDFRFSLDLFKVDFGAVTHPVAWGKMEPPPSWITTAAYWEQ, encoded by the exons ATGGTGATTTGGCGCTGCAGAGTTCCCGCCATTTCAAGCCCACTCCCTCTGGGGACTTTCGTCAAACACATTCCTGCTCCGCTCTCACCAAGACAACACCGTCTCCCGATCCACTCCAATGGCGTCGTCGCCACTAAAGCTGCGGACTCCGCCGCTCTCCAGGCCCTGAGCCATCGGCAAAGAGAGCAGATCGATCGCTACGTTGATACTCTCCTGCAATGGAACcag AAAATGAACCTGACAGCTGTTAGAGAGGTGGATGAGGTGATGGAAAGGCACATAGAGGACTCCCTGGCGATAATCCCTCCGCTTCAGAGCTCTTACATACCGCATGGCGTTTCTCACGAGAGCATCAGTGTCGTGGATGTGGGGAGCGGCGCGGGGCTTCCCGGCCTGGTCCTAGCAATTGCGCGGCCAG ATTGGCAGGTGACCCTCTTGGAGTCCATGAAGAAACGCTGTCTTTTCTTGGAGCATGCAGTCAGTGTAACCGGGTTGTCCAATGTTCATGTTGTGAGAGGAAGAGCTGAG GATTTGGGCCACGATCCCTGCTTTAGAGAGCACTTTGATGTTGCAGTTGCTAGAGCAGTTGCAGAGATGAGAGTGTTAG CCGAATACTGCCTTCCACTTGTACGTGTTGGTGGCTTGTTCATTGCTGCAAAGGGCCATGATCCTGAG GAGGAGGTTAAAAATGCAGAAACAGCAGTTCAATTGATGGGTGCTTCTGTACTGCAACTCTGCTCAG TTGAATCACATAGTCCACATGGACAGAGAACTGCCGTCATATGTATAAAATGTGGATCCACTCCGACGAAGTATCCTCGCCTTCCAG GCACTCTTTTTCAGTTAATAATAGACTTCCGCTTCTCCCTTGACTTGTTTAAAGTTGATTTTGGAGCGGTGACTCATCCCGTAGCGTGGGGTAAAATGGAGCCACCCCCCTCATGGATCACCACAGCAGCATATTGGGAGCAATAG
- the LOC116212902 gene encoding uncharacterized protein LOC116212902 isoform X3, with protein MVIWRCRVPAISSPLPLGTFVKHIPAPLSPRQHRLPIHSNGVVATKAADSAALQALSHRQREQIDRYVDTLLQWNQKMNLTAVREVDEVMERHIEDSLAIIPPLQSSYIPHGVSHESISVVDVGSGAGLPGLVLAIARPDWQVTLLESMKKRCLFLEHAVSVTGLSNVHVVRGRAEDLGHDPCFREHFDVAVARAVAEMRVLAEYCLPLVRVGGLFIAAKGHDPEEEVKNAETAVQLMGASVLQLCSVESHSPHGQRTAVICIKCGSTPTKYPRLPGIPAKEPL; from the exons ATGGTGATTTGGCGCTGCAGAGTTCCCGCCATTTCAAGCCCACTCCCTCTGGGGACTTTCGTCAAACACATTCCTGCTCCGCTCTCACCAAGACAACACCGTCTCCCGATCCACTCCAATGGCGTCGTCGCCACTAAAGCTGCGGACTCCGCCGCTCTCCAGGCCCTGAGCCATCGGCAAAGAGAGCAGATCGATCGCTACGTTGATACTCTCCTGCAATGGAACcag AAAATGAACCTGACAGCTGTTAGAGAGGTGGATGAGGTGATGGAAAGGCACATAGAGGACTCCCTGGCGATAATCCCTCCGCTTCAGAGCTCTTACATACCGCATGGCGTTTCTCACGAGAGCATCAGTGTCGTGGATGTGGGGAGCGGCGCGGGGCTTCCCGGCCTGGTCCTAGCAATTGCGCGGCCAG ATTGGCAGGTGACCCTCTTGGAGTCCATGAAGAAACGCTGTCTTTTCTTGGAGCATGCAGTCAGTGTAACCGGGTTGTCCAATGTTCATGTTGTGAGAGGAAGAGCTGAG GATTTGGGCCACGATCCCTGCTTTAGAGAGCACTTTGATGTTGCAGTTGCTAGAGCAGTTGCAGAGATGAGAGTGTTAG CCGAATACTGCCTTCCACTTGTACGTGTTGGTGGCTTGTTCATTGCTGCAAAGGGCCATGATCCTGAG GAGGAGGTTAAAAATGCAGAAACAGCAGTTCAATTGATGGGTGCTTCTGTACTGCAACTCTGCTCAG TTGAATCACATAGTCCACATGGACAGAGAACTGCCGTCATATGTATAAAATGTGGATCCACTCCGACGAAGTATCCTCGCCTTCCAGGTATACCAGCAAAAGAGCCACTATAG
- the LOC116212902 gene encoding uncharacterized protein LOC116212902 isoform X2: protein MVIWRCRVPAISSPLPLGTFVKHIPAPLSPRQHRLPIHSNGVVATKAADSAALQALSHRQREQIDRYVDTLLQWNQKMNLTAVREVDEVMERHIEDSLAIIPPLQSSYIPHGVSHESISVVDVGSGAGLPGLVLAIARPDWQVTLLESMKKRCLFLEHAVSVTGLSNVHVVRGRAEDLGHDPCFREHFDVAVARAVAEMRVLAEYCLPLVRVGGLFIAAKGHDPEEEVKNAETAVQLMGASVLQLCSVESHSPHGQRTAVICIKCGSTPTKYPRLPVDFGAVTHPVAWGKMEPPPSWITTAAYWEQ, encoded by the exons ATGGTGATTTGGCGCTGCAGAGTTCCCGCCATTTCAAGCCCACTCCCTCTGGGGACTTTCGTCAAACACATTCCTGCTCCGCTCTCACCAAGACAACACCGTCTCCCGATCCACTCCAATGGCGTCGTCGCCACTAAAGCTGCGGACTCCGCCGCTCTCCAGGCCCTGAGCCATCGGCAAAGAGAGCAGATCGATCGCTACGTTGATACTCTCCTGCAATGGAACcag AAAATGAACCTGACAGCTGTTAGAGAGGTGGATGAGGTGATGGAAAGGCACATAGAGGACTCCCTGGCGATAATCCCTCCGCTTCAGAGCTCTTACATACCGCATGGCGTTTCTCACGAGAGCATCAGTGTCGTGGATGTGGGGAGCGGCGCGGGGCTTCCCGGCCTGGTCCTAGCAATTGCGCGGCCAG ATTGGCAGGTGACCCTCTTGGAGTCCATGAAGAAACGCTGTCTTTTCTTGGAGCATGCAGTCAGTGTAACCGGGTTGTCCAATGTTCATGTTGTGAGAGGAAGAGCTGAG GATTTGGGCCACGATCCCTGCTTTAGAGAGCACTTTGATGTTGCAGTTGCTAGAGCAGTTGCAGAGATGAGAGTGTTAG CCGAATACTGCCTTCCACTTGTACGTGTTGGTGGCTTGTTCATTGCTGCAAAGGGCCATGATCCTGAG GAGGAGGTTAAAAATGCAGAAACAGCAGTTCAATTGATGGGTGCTTCTGTACTGCAACTCTGCTCAG TTGAATCACATAGTCCACATGGACAGAGAACTGCCGTCATATGTATAAAATGTGGATCCACTCCGACGAAGTATCCTCGCCTTCCAG TTGATTTTGGAGCGGTGACTCATCCCGTAGCGTGGGGTAAAATGGAGCCACCCCCCTCATGGATCACCACAGCAGCATATTGGGAGCAATAG
- the LOC116213195 gene encoding protein JINGUBANG, whose protein sequence is MTPDEDDLIGNYPNIEYHCLATLKGHNSYISSLTLAGKFLYTGSSDNEIRSWDRSAFTTDPSNERVTGNMVAIGKGAVKSLVVLADKLFSAHQDQKIRVWKISTDVPQNQKYTKLATLPTLSDRALKVLAPKNQVQIRRHKKCTWVHHVDAVSSLTLSSDESLLYSVSWDRTLKIWRTSDFKCLESVTNAHDDAINAVLASADGNIYTGSADKKIKVWKKLQGNNNHTLVDQLHNHSSGVNALAISSDGSVLYSGSCDGAMFVWEKDDEGEKMVAVASLPGHSQSILCLASVSGLVLSGSADKTIRIWSGVNRNLSCLAVLQGHQGPVKCLTAAIDPYGPSDSFLVYSGSLDCSIKVWRIFVPPV, encoded by the coding sequence ATGACTCCCGATGAAGATGACCTCATCGGGAACTATCCAAACATCGAATACCACTGTCTTGCCACTCTCAAAGGCCACAATTCCTACATATCCTCCCTAACCCTTGCCGGGAAGTTCCTCTACACTGGTTCGTCGGATAACGAGATCAGATCATGGGACCGCAGTGCTTTCACCACGGACCCCAGCAACGAGAGAGTGACTGGTAACATGGTGGCCATCGGAAAAGGTGCGGTGAAGTCCCTCGTAGTTCTTGCCGATAAACTCTTCAGTGCTCATCAAGACCAAAAGATCCGTGTGTGGAAGATCAGCACAGATGTCCCACAGAACCAGAAATACACGAAGCTGGCTACTTTGCCGACTCTCAGCGATCGGGCCCTTAAAGTTCTAGCCCCGAAGAACCAGGTTCAGATTCGGCGTCACAAGAAGTGCACATGGGTCCACCACGTAGATGCCGTCTCCTCCCTTACCTTGTCCAGCGATGAGTCCCTCCTGTATTCTGTATCCTGGGACAGGACACTCAAAATTTGGCGAACATCGGATTTCAAATGTTTGGAATCAGTCACGAACGCACACGATGATGCGATAAATGCTGTCCTAGCATCTGCAGATGGGAACATTTACACGGGATCGGCcgataagaaaattaaagtgTGGAAGAAACTCCAAGGAAATAACAATCACACACTAGTGGACCAACTCCATAACCACTCCTCAGGGGTTAATGCCCTAGCAATAAGCTCTGATGGGTCCGTCTTATATTCTGGTTCATGCGACGGGGCAATGTTTGTGTGGGAAAAGGATGATGAAGGTGAGAAGATGGTGGCTGTGGCATCTCTTCCGGGGCACTCGCAGTCGATTCTCTGCTTGGCTTCTGTGTCGGGCTTAGTGTTGAGTGGCTCAGCGGACAAGACTATAAGAATATGGAGTGGTGTCAACAGAAACTTGTCTTGTTTGGCAGTTCTGCAAGGACATCAGGGACCAGTCAAATGCTTAACAGCAGCAATAGATCCCTACGGTCCATCTGACAGTTTCCTCGTTTACAGTGGGAGCTTAGATTGTTCTATCAAGGTCTGGCGGATTTTTGTGCCACCCGTGTAA